From Microcoleus sp. bin38.metabat.b11b12b14.051, one genomic window encodes:
- the dps gene encoding DNA starvation/stationary phase protection protein Dps, giving the protein MTANQPLYATRIDLAAPIRDRAIGLLNQTLASTIDLKTQVKQAHWNVKGKDFYQLHLLFDEIASQVEEFTDLVAERITTLGGYALGTAIISAQQSELSEYPFDIADGTDHIIALADRLAIYGKSVRFCIEQTSVLGDADTADLYTEISRAIDKRLWFLESHLHSPAASVTEQSKKPQPVAAGAIK; this is encoded by the coding sequence ATGACTGCTAACCAACCGCTTTATGCAACTCGCATCGATTTAGCTGCACCAATTCGCGATCGGGCGATCGGCCTACTCAACCAAACTCTCGCATCCACGATCGACCTCAAAACTCAAGTCAAACAAGCACATTGGAACGTCAAAGGCAAGGACTTCTATCAACTTCATTTGCTGTTTGATGAAATTGCCTCCCAAGTTGAAGAATTTACCGATCTGGTAGCGGAACGAATTACCACACTGGGAGGCTACGCCCTCGGAACCGCCATAATTTCGGCACAACAGTCAGAACTGTCAGAGTATCCGTTTGATATCGCAGATGGCACGGATCATATCATCGCTTTAGCCGATCGCTTGGCGATTTATGGCAAATCAGTCCGATTTTGCATCGAACAAACTTCCGTTTTGGGAGATGCCGATACGGCAGATTTGTACACGGAAATTTCGCGGGCGATCGACAAGCGTTTGTGGTTCCTAGAATCCCATTTACATTCACCAGCAGCCAGTGTAACAGAACAGTCAAAAAAACCTCAGCCTGTTGCCGCAGGAGCAATCAAGTAA
- a CDS encoding cupin domain-containing protein yields MTIVRGNNADKFEVPGVVVTKIAAPSTGASEVLMFHAELEPGALNPTHVHDHEEIVYCMAGTMKGTIGDQEVELQAGDTMIVPPHVYHNLVNHGEDQLEVICAMPAGTQNWDDQNQPMSPPPWTL; encoded by the coding sequence ATGACAATTGTTCGCGGTAACAACGCTGATAAATTTGAAGTACCAGGAGTCGTTGTAACGAAAATAGCAGCCCCTAGCACAGGTGCAAGTGAAGTTCTGATGTTTCATGCAGAACTCGAACCGGGCGCACTCAATCCAACTCATGTGCACGATCACGAAGAGATTGTGTACTGCATGGCTGGAACGATGAAGGGAACGATCGGGGATCAAGAAGTAGAACTTCAAGCAGGCGACACGATGATTGTTCCTCCCCATGTTTATCACAATCTCGTGAATCATGGCGAGGATCAGCTAGAAGTAATTTGTGCTATGCCTGCTGGAACTCAGAATTGGGATGACCAAAATCAACCGATGTCTCCGCCACCCTGGACGCTTTGA
- a CDS encoding XapX domain-containing protein, whose protein sequence is MSFLQDAGKALMCGWIIGIAFSILKLPAPVPPVLGLIGAVGIIFGGYCYRLLGSLLLKQ, encoded by the coding sequence ATGAGTTTTCTTCAAGATGCAGGAAAAGCTTTAATGTGCGGCTGGATTATTGGAATCGCATTTAGTATACTAAAACTCCCTGCTCCTGTTCCACCAGTTCTGGGATTAATTGGAGCAGTTGGAATTATATTCGGCGGATACTGCTATCGATTGTTGGGGAGTTTGCTTCTCAAGCAGTAA
- a CDS encoding isochorismatase family protein, which translates to MTTNNVFFEQLTPDNAAMLLIDHQVGTMLLGITDIDPVNLKNNALYLADVAKLFNLPTLLTTSNPNGPNGPLFPELLQALPNVPIVDRVIINAWNDRAFVKAVEQTARPKLIMAGVTTDVCLAFPAISAVGAGYDVYAVIDASGTWNTTTQNAAVARMTQAGVKCVNTIAIAAELQKDWTLPTAQGMGAIFAERLPNFGFVMAGLEHTAKQSSKVPLSL; encoded by the coding sequence ATGACTACAAACAATGTTTTTTTCGAGCAACTCACGCCTGATAATGCTGCCATGTTGCTGATTGACCATCAAGTGGGCACTATGCTGTTGGGCATTACCGATATCGATCCAGTAAATTTGAAAAACAACGCTCTCTACTTAGCTGATGTTGCGAAATTATTCAACCTACCAACTCTTTTAACTACCAGCAATCCCAATGGCCCTAACGGCCCTCTGTTTCCCGAACTACTTCAGGCGCTGCCAAATGTTCCGATCGTCGATCGCGTCATCATTAACGCTTGGAACGATCGAGCTTTTGTCAAAGCTGTAGAGCAAACAGCTCGCCCAAAGCTAATTATGGCAGGTGTTACCACCGATGTTTGTTTGGCATTTCCAGCGATTTCTGCCGTTGGTGCAGGGTATGATGTTTATGCGGTAATTGACGCATCCGGCACGTGGAATACCACCACGCAAAACGCTGCTGTGGCTCGGATGACTCAAGCTGGTGTCAAGTGCGTCAACACGATCGCGATTGCTGCCGAGTTGCAAAAAGATTGGACGTTACCAACGGCACAGGGCATGGGTGCAATTTTTGCCGAACGCTTACCAAACTTCGGTTTTGTGATGGCAGGGCTGGAACATACGGCAAAACAAAGCAGCAAAGTTCCGTTGAGTTTGTAG
- a CDS encoding glucose 1-dehydrogenase: MNRVEGKVAVVTGGASGIGRATCLLLAREGACVAVTDIAEKEGRDLVAEITEKGGQAEYWDLNVTKEAIVKQVVSEVREKWGKIDILVNNAGIVGINKPTHEIAEDEWNALMVINVNGVFLCTKHVLISMLETGGGSIINLSSVYGLVGGPDMPPYHASKGAVRLMTKTDALLYAKNNIRVNSVHPAFIWTPLVEKLLAEQGDVTEGRKMLDSLHPVGHMGEPDDVAYGILYLASDESKFVTGSELVIDGGYTAH, from the coding sequence ATGAATAGGGTAGAAGGGAAAGTTGCGGTTGTCACAGGTGGGGCTTCGGGAATTGGTAGGGCGACTTGTCTGCTACTGGCGAGAGAAGGAGCCTGTGTTGCGGTAACAGATATAGCAGAGAAGGAAGGCAGAGATTTGGTAGCAGAGATTACCGAAAAAGGAGGACAGGCAGAATACTGGGATCTAAATGTTACAAAAGAAGCGATCGTTAAACAGGTGGTGTCTGAAGTCCGAGAAAAGTGGGGCAAAATTGACATTTTAGTGAACAATGCAGGCATTGTGGGCATCAATAAACCCACTCACGAAATCGCAGAAGATGAATGGAATGCGTTGATGGTAATAAACGTAAATGGTGTTTTCCTCTGTACTAAACACGTTTTGATTTCCATGCTAGAAACGGGAGGTGGCAGCATTATTAATTTGTCTTCTGTTTACGGATTGGTTGGCGGCCCCGATATGCCTCCTTATCATGCCTCAAAGGGAGCAGTGCGGTTGATGACTAAAACAGATGCGCTATTGTATGCTAAAAATAACATTCGGGTTAATTCAGTTCATCCGGCATTTATCTGGACACCGCTGGTAGAGAAGTTGTTGGCCGAACAAGGCGATGTGACAGAAGGACGGAAAATGCTTGATAGCTTGCATCCCGTGGGGCATATGGGTGAACCTGATGATGTTGCCTACGGTATTCTTTATCTGGCATCGGATGAATCTAAGTTTGTTACTGGTTCAGAATTGGTAATTGATGGGGGCTATACCGCTCATTAA
- a CDS encoding class I fructose-bisphosphate aldolase — MTATLSVPSSIASWLGDEAEDLLTHQAKVSKDLLHLPGPDWVDRIFAQTDRSPQVLRSLQQLYSSGRLANTGYLSILPVDQGIEHSAAASFAPNPIYFDSENIIRLAISAGCNAVATTLGVLGSVSRKYAHKIPFILKLNHNELLTYPNQSDQIMFASVEQAWNLGAVAVGATIYFGSPESTRQIQEVSQAFAHAHEYGMATILWCYLRNDIFKQDKDYHLAADLTGQANHLGVTIQADIIKQKLPEFNNGYAAVAKASGHSYGKTDSRVYSDLTTDHPIDLTRYQVLNCYAGRMGLINSGGASGKTDFAEAIRTAVINKRAGGCGLISGRKTFQRPFEEGVKLFHAIQDVYLSPEITIA; from the coding sequence ATGACAGCTACACTATCAGTTCCCAGTTCGATCGCATCTTGGTTAGGTGACGAAGCCGAAGACTTGCTCACCCATCAAGCCAAAGTTTCTAAAGACTTGTTGCACCTGCCGGGCCCGGATTGGGTCGATCGCATTTTCGCTCAAACCGATCGCTCTCCTCAAGTTTTGCGATCGCTCCAGCAACTCTATTCTAGCGGACGCTTGGCAAATACCGGCTATTTATCCATCCTGCCAGTAGACCAAGGAATCGAACACTCCGCAGCCGCATCTTTTGCACCAAATCCCATCTATTTTGACAGTGAAAACATCATCAGACTCGCAATCTCTGCGGGCTGCAACGCTGTCGCGACAACCCTCGGAGTTTTGGGCAGCGTCTCCCGAAAATACGCGCACAAAATCCCTTTCATTCTCAAACTAAATCACAACGAACTGCTAACTTATCCCAATCAATCCGACCAAATAATGTTTGCTTCCGTCGAACAAGCTTGGAATTTGGGAGCCGTTGCAGTCGGAGCAACAATTTACTTTGGTTCCCCAGAATCGACGCGACAAATCCAAGAAGTCAGTCAAGCTTTTGCCCACGCTCACGAGTACGGAATGGCAACAATTTTGTGGTGCTACCTCCGCAACGATATCTTCAAACAAGACAAAGATTATCACCTTGCCGCTGACTTAACTGGTCAAGCAAATCACTTAGGAGTAACAATTCAAGCCGACATCATCAAGCAGAAATTGCCCGAATTTAACAACGGGTACGCAGCAGTTGCGAAAGCCAGCGGTCACAGTTACGGCAAAACCGACAGCCGCGTGTATTCAGATTTGACAACCGATCACCCGATCGATCTCACCCGCTATCAAGTCCTCAACTGTTATGCAGGAAGGATGGGTTTAATCAACTCCGGCGGTGCTTCAGGGAAAACTGATTTTGCCGAAGCAATTCGCACCGCAGTCATCAACAAACGCGCAGGTGGCTGCGGCTTAATTTCCGGCCGCAAAACCTTTCAGCGTCCCTTTGAAGAAGGCGTAAAATTGTTCCACGCCATTCAAGACGTTTACTTGTCGCCCGAAATCACGATCGCCTAA
- a CDS encoding M1 family metallopeptidase, whose amino-acid sequence MSHTYFDAENSHKSFEMPGARPHYNPDRPGQVEHIFLDLVLDIPKQSFRGTCSIRINPVRSGIDKLTLDAVNLNIKSVKVGDTEQSFDSDGEVLQIQLHEPTVAYEPITIAIAYSVEKPQRGLYFVGPDKHYPDKPTQVWTQGEDEDSRFWFPCFDYPGQLATSEIRVQVPRQLFAISNGELISTKNDGDDKIYHWSQTQVHPTYLMTLAVGDFAEIKDEWNGKPVNYYVEKGREADGKRSMGKTPQMIEFFSKAFGYPYPFPKYAQVCVDDFIFGGMENTSTTLLTDRCLLDERASLDNRGTESLVAHELAHQWFGDLVVIKHWSHAWIKEGMASYCEVLWTDKEYGKEDAAYYMLGEARNYLAEDSSRYRRPMVTHVYREAIELYDRHLYEKGACVYHMIRAELGDELFYKAIHTFVRDNAHQTVETIDLLRAIEKATGRNLTFLFDQYVYRGGHPDYKVAYSWDGDSKLAKVTVTQTQVKDSKNGNGNSKDVFDLRIPIGFGYKPEKDADDDSSANLKTFTVRVHEREQSFYFPLEEKPAFISFDVGNKYLKTVVLEYGVAELKAQLQFDPDPVSRIYAAQALAKKGGLEAVNTLSEVLNKESFWAVRAEVASQLVEIKLDQAFDGLVVGLKDKDARVRRAVVNALGKIKTHETYKALRAIVEKGDASYYVEAAAASAMGSIAGANPDEKPTDEQVLKELKLVLKERQGWNEVVRSGAISGLAQMKTSEDALNLILKYTAVGTPQALRLSAIRSLGTISTGQTKLNLERILQRLAELAKETFFLTQVSVVVGLGQMETRKAIRILRSLADQTPDGRVRMMADEAVQRVQKNAGSDAAVKQLREELDQVKKENLDLKSRMENLEAKSKKD is encoded by the coding sequence ATGTCACACACCTACTTTGATGCTGAAAACAGCCACAAATCCTTCGAGATGCCCGGTGCTAGACCCCACTACAACCCCGATCGCCCCGGACAAGTAGAGCATATTTTCCTCGATTTAGTGCTGGATATTCCCAAACAAAGTTTTCGCGGCACTTGCAGCATCCGCATAAATCCTGTCCGCAGCGGTATTGACAAATTAACCTTAGATGCTGTCAACCTGAATATTAAATCAGTAAAAGTCGGCGACACCGAGCAAAGTTTCGACAGCGACGGCGAAGTGCTGCAAATTCAACTGCACGAACCAACAGTAGCTTACGAACCAATTACAATTGCGATCGCCTACTCGGTAGAAAAACCCCAGCGCGGTCTCTATTTCGTCGGCCCAGACAAACACTATCCAGACAAACCAACCCAAGTTTGGACTCAAGGTGAAGACGAAGATTCCCGCTTCTGGTTTCCCTGTTTCGACTATCCCGGACAGTTGGCAACTTCCGAAATTCGAGTGCAAGTTCCCCGACAACTTTTTGCAATATCTAACGGTGAATTAATTAGCACAAAAAATGACGGCGATGATAAGATTTATCACTGGTCGCAAACTCAAGTTCACCCGACATATTTAATGACATTAGCAGTCGGAGATTTTGCAGAAATCAAAGACGAATGGAACGGCAAACCAGTTAATTATTACGTCGAAAAAGGTCGCGAAGCAGACGGTAAGCGCAGCATGGGCAAAACGCCTCAAATGATTGAGTTCTTCTCAAAAGCATTTGGCTATCCTTACCCTTTTCCTAAATACGCTCAAGTTTGTGTCGATGATTTCATCTTCGGCGGGATGGAAAATACTTCGACAACTTTGCTAACAGATAGGTGCTTGTTAGATGAACGCGCCAGCCTTGACAATCGCGGTACTGAAAGTTTAGTCGCCCACGAATTAGCTCACCAGTGGTTCGGCGATTTAGTAGTAATTAAACATTGGTCTCATGCTTGGATCAAAGAAGGCATGGCTTCCTATTGTGAGGTGCTGTGGACTGACAAAGAATACGGCAAAGAAGATGCGGCTTATTATATGTTAGGTGAAGCCCGCAATTATTTAGCTGAAGACAGTTCTCGCTACCGCCGCCCGATGGTTACTCACGTTTACCGCGAAGCGATCGAATTGTACGATCGCCATTTGTACGAAAAAGGCGCTTGCGTTTATCACATGATTCGCGCGGAGTTGGGCGACGAACTATTTTACAAAGCAATTCACACTTTTGTGCGCGATAACGCTCACCAAACTGTGGAAACGATCGATTTGCTCAGGGCGATCGAAAAAGCCACTGGTCGCAATCTGACGTTTTTGTTTGACCAATACGTTTATCGCGGCGGTCATCCAGATTACAAAGTTGCTTATTCCTGGGACGGCGATAGCAAATTAGCCAAAGTTACTGTTACCCAAACTCAGGTAAAAGACAGCAAAAATGGGAACGGTAATAGCAAAGATGTCTTTGACCTCAGAATTCCGATCGGCTTCGGGTACAAGCCGGAAAAAGATGCAGATGATGACAGTTCTGCGAACCTAAAAACTTTCACAGTCCGAGTCCACGAACGCGAGCAAAGTTTCTATTTCCCCCTCGAAGAGAAGCCTGCATTTATCAGTTTTGATGTTGGCAATAAATACTTAAAAACAGTTGTTTTAGAGTATGGAGTTGCCGAACTAAAAGCTCAGTTGCAGTTCGATCCAGACCCGGTTTCCCGGATTTATGCCGCCCAAGCTTTGGCGAAAAAGGGAGGACTAGAAGCGGTAAATACGCTGTCAGAAGTTCTCAATAAAGAGTCGTTTTGGGCGGTGCGCGCAGAAGTTGCGAGTCAGTTAGTTGAGATTAAACTCGATCAAGCTTTTGACGGTTTAGTAGTTGGTTTGAAGGATAAAGATGCTAGGGTGCGCCGCGCGGTGGTGAATGCGCTGGGTAAAATCAAGACTCACGAGACTTATAAGGCGCTGAGGGCGATCGTTGAAAAAGGCGACGCCAGCTATTATGTAGAAGCGGCCGCAGCGAGTGCTATGGGCTCGATCGCAGGGGCTAACCCGGATGAAAAACCGACGGACGAACAGGTACTAAAAGAGTTAAAGTTGGTACTGAAAGAGCGTCAGGGCTGGAATGAGGTTGTGCGATCGGGTGCGATCTCCGGTTTGGCGCAAATGAAAACTTCGGAAGATGCGCTAAACCTGATTTTGAAATACACAGCCGTCGGTACTCCGCAAGCTTTGCGCTTGTCTGCAATTCGCTCTTTGGGGACAATTTCGACAGGTCAAACTAAGCTTAATTTAGAACGAATTTTGCAGCGACTCGCGGAACTTGCTAAAGAGACGTTTTTCTTGACTCAAGTATCTGTAGTTGTGGGTTTAGGACAGATGGAAACTCGCAAAGCTATTCGCATTTTGCGTTCTTTAGCTGACCAAACTCCCGACGGCCGCGTCCGTATGATGGCTGATGAAGCGGTGCAAAGAGTGCAGAAAAATGCTGGTTCTGATGCAGCGGTGAAGCAGTTGCGGGAAGAGTTAGATCAGGTGAAAAAGGAGAATCTAGATTTGAAGAGTCGGATGGAAAATCTGGAGGCTAAGTCGAAGAAAGATTAG
- a CDS encoding NUDIX hydrolase produces MSTRTIVLVEQSAVIPYRIQNGQIEVMVITSSTGKRWVIPKGLIEPDMTPQDSAAKEAWEEAGLLGKVFPDLLGTYEYQKSGYICQVEVFLLQVQTVLENWPEASCRKRQWVSIPKAIKRVNEPELKQILADLPNRFW; encoded by the coding sequence ATGAGTACAAGAACTATTGTATTGGTAGAACAATCGGCTGTCATTCCCTACCGTATTCAAAACGGACAAATTGAAGTAATGGTGATTACTTCTTCAACAGGTAAGCGGTGGGTGATTCCTAAAGGGCTAATTGAACCTGACATGACTCCTCAAGATTCTGCGGCTAAGGAAGCTTGGGAAGAAGCGGGTTTGTTGGGTAAGGTGTTCCCGGATTTGCTGGGAACTTATGAGTATCAGAAGTCTGGCTATATTTGTCAGGTAGAAGTATTTTTACTACAAGTACAAACTGTTCTGGAAAATTGGCCGGAAGCTAGTTGTAGAAAGCGACAGTGGGTAAGTATTCCGAAAGCAATTAAGCGGGTTAATGAACCGGAACTTAAACAGATTCTGGCAGATTTGCCGAATCGATTCTGGTGA
- a CDS encoding FAD-dependent oxidoreductase, with protein sequence MVRIAIIGCGIVGASIAFELSKFPELKVTVFDKHWPAQGSTGAALGVLMGVISHKTKGRNWQLRETSLQHYETLIPELETATGRKIPFNKQGILMLCSEGEDLTKWEKLIATRKSQGWQLELWNVERVREFCPHLDLNNNIIAAIYSPQDRQIDPTALTLALVDAAKQNGVIFEFGVEVEGSAIAASGEFDRLIVSAGLGSAAVTASLNQLVDIRPVLGQALHLRLKHPLGNPDFAPVITCDDVHIVPLANQECWVGATVEFPESGGEIQANTDMLEEVMARAIALYPALAEAEILKKWSGLRPRPEGRPAPIIETLPGDSKVFIASGHYRNGVLLAPATARSIREMILQ encoded by the coding sequence ATGGTTCGCATTGCAATTATTGGTTGTGGTATTGTCGGGGCTTCGATCGCCTTTGAACTAAGTAAATTCCCCGAACTAAAAGTAACTGTATTCGACAAACACTGGCCCGCCCAAGGTTCTACAGGTGCAGCCCTCGGCGTTTTGATGGGAGTTATCAGTCACAAAACTAAGGGCAGAAATTGGCAGTTGAGGGAAACCAGCCTTCAGCATTACGAAACTTTGATTCCTGAATTGGAAACAGCAACGGGGCGAAAAATTCCGTTTAACAAACAGGGAATTTTGATGTTGTGTTCGGAAGGAGAAGATTTAACTAAGTGGGAAAAGTTGATAGCAACTCGCAAGTCTCAAGGTTGGCAATTAGAACTTTGGAATGTGGAACGAGTGCGCGAGTTTTGCCCTCATCTTGATTTAAATAATAACATAATTGCAGCAATTTATTCGCCTCAAGACAGACAAATCGATCCCACCGCACTAACTTTGGCTTTGGTGGATGCTGCTAAACAGAATGGGGTGATTTTTGAGTTTGGGGTAGAAGTTGAAGGATCGGCGATTGCTGCTAGTGGCGAGTTCGATCGACTAATTGTATCCGCTGGCCTAGGTTCTGCGGCTGTCACCGCGTCGTTAAATCAATTGGTGGACATTCGCCCGGTATTGGGACAAGCGCTGCATTTGCGCCTGAAACATCCTTTAGGAAACCCAGATTTTGCGCCAGTAATTACCTGCGATGATGTCCATATTGTGCCTTTGGCAAATCAAGAATGTTGGGTAGGCGCGACGGTGGAGTTTCCCGAAAGTGGCGGAGAAATTCAGGCGAATACTGATATGTTGGAGGAAGTGATGGCAAGGGCGATCGCACTTTATCCCGCCTTAGCCGAAGCTGAAATCCTCAAAAAATGGTCGGGATTGCGCCCGCGCCCGGAAGGACGCCCGGCCCCAATTATCGAGACGCTTCCCGGTGACAGCAAGGTTTTCATCGCTAGTGGCCACTACCGCAACGGTGTGCTGCTGGCCCCTGCAACCGCGCGATCGATCCGAGAGATGATTTTGCAATAA